The following coding sequences lie in one Sorghum bicolor cultivar BTx623 chromosome 6, Sorghum_bicolor_NCBIv3, whole genome shotgun sequence genomic window:
- the LOC8083362 gene encoding dnaJ protein homolog 2 isoform X1 encodes MFGRAPRRSNNTKYYEVLGVSNTASQDELKKAYRKAAIKSHPDKGGDPEKFKELSQAYEVLSDPEKREIYDQYGEDGLKEGMGGGSDYHNPFDIFEQFFGGGAFGGSSSRVRRQKRGDDVVHSLKVSLEDVYNGATKRLSLSRNVLCSKCKGKGTMSGAPGTCYGCHGVGMRTITRQIGLGMIQQMNTVCPECRGTGEIISERDRCPSCRASKVVQERKVLEVHIEKGMQHGQKIVFQGEADQAPDTVTGDIVFVLQVKEHPRFKRKYDDLFIEHTISLTEALCGFQFILTHLDGRQLLIKSNPGEIIQPGQHKAINDEGMPQHGRSFMKGRLFVEFNVEFPESGALSPDQCRALEKVLPQRPRAQLSDMEVDQCEETIMHDVNMEEEMRRRKHQRRQEAYNEDEEDAGPSRVQCAQQ; translated from the exons ATGTTTGGGCGTGCTCCAAGGAGGAGCAACAACACCAAGTACTATGAGGTCCTTGGTGTCTCCAATACTGCAAGCCAGGATGAGCTTAAAAAGGCATACCGGAAGGCTGCTATAAAGAGCCACCCTGACAAGGGTGGAGACCCAGAAAAG TTTAAAGAATTATCTCAAGCTTATGAGGTGCTTAGTGACCCAGAAAAGAGGGAGATATACGATCAATATGGGGAGGATGGTCTCAAGGAGGGAATGGGAGGAGGCAGTGATTACCATAATCCGTTTGACATATTTGAGCAGTTTTTTGGGGGTGGTGCCTTTGGGG GGAGTAGCTCAAGGGTACGCAGGCAAAAACGTGGTGACGATGTGGTGCATTCATTGAAGGTTTCTTTAGAAGATGTGTACAATGGGGCTACCAAGAGACTATCGTTATCACGGAATGTTCTCTGCTCAAAATGCAAGGG GAAAGGAACCATGTCTGGAGCACCTGGAACATGCTATGGATGTCATGGTGTAGGAATGAGGACTATAACAAGACAGATAGGATTAGGCATGATCCAACAGATGAACACTGTTTGCCCTGAATGTAGAGGGACAG GTGAAATCATAAGTGAAAGGGATAGGTGCCCAagctgcagagccagcaaagttGTTCAGGAGAGGAAGGTTCTTGAGGTTCATATTGAGAAAGGAATGCAGCATGGCCAAAAGATTGTGTTCCAGGGTGAAGCTGATCAAGCT CCTGACACAGTGACAGGAGACATTGTTTTCGTCTTGCAAGTTAAAGAGCACCCAAGATTCAAGAGGAAATATGATGACCTGTTCATCGAGCACACAATCTCTCTCACAGAGGCTTTATGTGGATTCCAGTTCATTCTGACCCATCTTGATGGTAGGCAGCTTCTAATCAAGTCCAATCCTGGTGAAATTATTCAGCCTG GTCAACACAAGGCCATAAATGATGAGGGTATGCCCCAGCATGGTAGGTCCTTCATGAAGGGCCGTCTCTTTGTGGAATTCAATGTCGAGTTCCCAGAATCTGGTGCCCTCTCACCTGACCAATGCCGGGCACTTGAGAAGGTCTTGCCACAGAGGCCCAGGGCCCAATTGTCAGACATGGAGGTGGATCAGTGCGAGGAGACCATCATGCATGATGTCAACATGGAAGAGGAGATGAGGCGCAGGAAGCACCAAAGGCGGCAGGAAGCATACAACGAAGATGAGGAGGATGCTGGTCCGTCGAGGGTACAGTGTGCCCAGCAGTAA
- the LOC8083362 gene encoding dnaJ protein homolog 2 isoform X2: MGGGSDYHNPFDIFEQFFGGGAFGGSSSRVRRQKRGDDVVHSLKVSLEDVYNGATKRLSLSRNVLCSKCKGKGTMSGAPGTCYGCHGVGMRTITRQIGLGMIQQMNTVCPECRGTGEIISERDRCPSCRASKVVQERKVLEVHIEKGMQHGQKIVFQGEADQAPDTVTGDIVFVLQVKEHPRFKRKYDDLFIEHTISLTEALCGFQFILTHLDGRQLLIKSNPGEIIQPGQHKAINDEGMPQHGRSFMKGRLFVEFNVEFPESGALSPDQCRALEKVLPQRPRAQLSDMEVDQCEETIMHDVNMEEEMRRRKHQRRQEAYNEDEEDAGPSRVQCAQQ, from the exons ATGGGAGGAGGCAGTGATTACCATAATCCGTTTGACATATTTGAGCAGTTTTTTGGGGGTGGTGCCTTTGGGG GGAGTAGCTCAAGGGTACGCAGGCAAAAACGTGGTGACGATGTGGTGCATTCATTGAAGGTTTCTTTAGAAGATGTGTACAATGGGGCTACCAAGAGACTATCGTTATCACGGAATGTTCTCTGCTCAAAATGCAAGGG GAAAGGAACCATGTCTGGAGCACCTGGAACATGCTATGGATGTCATGGTGTAGGAATGAGGACTATAACAAGACAGATAGGATTAGGCATGATCCAACAGATGAACACTGTTTGCCCTGAATGTAGAGGGACAG GTGAAATCATAAGTGAAAGGGATAGGTGCCCAagctgcagagccagcaaagttGTTCAGGAGAGGAAGGTTCTTGAGGTTCATATTGAGAAAGGAATGCAGCATGGCCAAAAGATTGTGTTCCAGGGTGAAGCTGATCAAGCT CCTGACACAGTGACAGGAGACATTGTTTTCGTCTTGCAAGTTAAAGAGCACCCAAGATTCAAGAGGAAATATGATGACCTGTTCATCGAGCACACAATCTCTCTCACAGAGGCTTTATGTGGATTCCAGTTCATTCTGACCCATCTTGATGGTAGGCAGCTTCTAATCAAGTCCAATCCTGGTGAAATTATTCAGCCTG GTCAACACAAGGCCATAAATGATGAGGGTATGCCCCAGCATGGTAGGTCCTTCATGAAGGGCCGTCTCTTTGTGGAATTCAATGTCGAGTTCCCAGAATCTGGTGCCCTCTCACCTGACCAATGCCGGGCACTTGAGAAGGTCTTGCCACAGAGGCCCAGGGCCCAATTGTCAGACATGGAGGTGGATCAGTGCGAGGAGACCATCATGCATGATGTCAACATGGAAGAGGAGATGAGGCGCAGGAAGCACCAAAGGCGGCAGGAAGCATACAACGAAGATGAGGAGGATGCTGGTCCGTCGAGGGTACAGTGTGCCCAGCAGTAA
- the LOC8083361 gene encoding transcription factor MYB2, with translation MARAPGGARRRGGGGGSGRRDVAAGGGEAVRKGHWTAEEDAVLLEHVRVHGPRDWSSIRSKGFLPRTGKSCRLRWVNKLRPDLKTGCKFSAEEERVVLELQAQFGNKWARISTYLPGRTDNDVKNFWSTRQKRLARLLGTPLRGRSSRSRNRSGSAKAQAPVASSLEPRPAAVVPCLDQVPLEGSSSGVHPCRAAIPFMDAQRVPLEGSSSGVHPCSAGTPFMDAHNAALAPYDWAGSGLVSFGGALPLASDSHACSSSNAAALPPLLPFDQPPYPLLDFPGLSAAGWNMAPAGFANAGGAMDHLAYQELLPVTQPAPMMLPFFGTEYPHGGVKTELPDAAPDNFFDDLPPDMFDSLDQPPPPPPPPPLSPPATSSGF, from the exons ATGGCTCGAGCACCTGGCGGCGCCCGGAGGcggggcggaggcggaggcagcGGCAGGAGGGACGTGGCGGCGGGCGGGGGCGAGGCGGTGCGGAAGGGGCACTGGACGGCGGAGGAGGACGCGGTGCTGCTGGAGCACGTGCGCGTGCACGGGCCCCGGGACTGGAGCTCCATTCGATCCAAAGGCTTCCTGCCGCGCACCGGCAAGTCCTGCCGCCTCCGCTGGGTGAACAAGCTCAGGCCAGACCTCAAGAC TGGCTGCAAATTCTCTGCAGAGGAGGAGCGGGTGGTGCTGGAGCTGCAGGCGCAGTTCGGGAACAAGTGGGCGAGGATCTCCACCTACTTGCCGGGCAGGACGGACAACGACGTCAAGAACTTCTGGAGCACCCGCCAGAAGCGGCTCGCCAGGCTGCTGGGAACGCCTCTCCGCGGCCGGTCCAGCAGGAGCAGGAACAGGAGCGGGAGCGCCAAGGCGCAGGCGCCTGTTGCCTCTTCTCTGGAGCCGCGACCCGCCGCCGTG GTTCCCTGTCTGGATCAAGTTCCATTGGAGGGCAGCTCCTCTGGTGTTCACCCATGCAGAGCAGCAATACCATTCATGGACGCGCAGAGAGTTCCACTGGAGGGCAGCTCCTCTGGTGTTCACCCATGCAGCGCAGGGACACCATTCATGGACGCGCACAATGCTGCACTAGCCCCGTACGATTGGGCAGGCTCCGGGCTTGTCAGTTTCGGTGGAGCACTGCCGCTGGCCTCCGATAGCCACGCGTGCTCGTCGTCAAACGCTGCCGCACTGCCACCGCTGCTGCCGTTCGACCAGCCTCCGTACCCTCTGCTCGACTTCCCAGGGCTATCGGCGGCGGGCTGGAACATGGCTCCAGCTGGGTTCGCCAACGCCGGCGGCGCTATGGACCATCTCGCCTACCAGGAGCTGCTCCCGGTGACGCAACCCGCTCCAATGATGCTCCCGTTCTTCGGCACGGAGTACCCGCACGGCGGCGTCAAGACCGAGCTTCCGGACGCGGCGCCCGACAACTTCTTCGACGACCTGCCGCCGGACATGTTCGACTCGCTTgatcagccgccgccgccgccgccgccaccaccactgtCACCGCCTGCGACGAGCTCTGGATTTTGA
- the LOC8055962 gene encoding uncharacterized protein LOC8055962, with amino-acid sequence MDDRGGGGGGEAERWPWWAAASAAQAAAGVAWFRRGRGGTAVAMPFKAFAIASLFVGAGATAVSAGVLAAGVGSVEEMKGVGASIRRWMGAPPRRAGGSD; translated from the exons ATGGACgaccgaggcggcggcggcggcggggaggccGAGAGGTGGCCGTGGTGGGCGGCTGCGAGTGCGGCTCAGGCCGCGGCCGGGGTCGCGTGGTTCCGACGCGGCAGGGGCGGAACGGCTGTGGCGATGCCGTTCAAGGCATTCGCCATCGCCTCCCTCTTCGTCGGGGCGGGCGCCACCGCCGTCTCCGCTGGGGTGCTTGCCGCGGGCGTCGGATCG GTGGAGGAGATGAAGGGCGTGGGCGCGAGCATCCGGCGGTGGATGGGAGCTCCTCCTCGCCGAGCGGGAGGTAGTGACTAA